The nucleotide window TCTTCCCGCTGGTTAACTCCGCCGAGCTTCGACGTCAAACGCGGGAGCTTTCGACAAAACTTTCGATGAAACAAGTAATAAAGCTTCGATATTccagaattttaattgaagaatttattttttaataaaagattcgaagGGAGGGGGTGAAactatacaaatttaaaatttaacccatgttctcataaaaatttgtcaaattaataattgcgaaTTCAACCGATCTATGGACTCAGACGTGAatttgaaaacttttaaataaaaaatgaaaattttaaagttataaaatatcatataaatatttaataagaataaaaaccAGCAAGACGATTAAATCtagcgaaatatatatttaataatttgattggtttatttttacaacagTCTCAGATTATATAACACATAACTTCTTCGTGTAAGCCACTATGAGATGCTGAGTGTGACGAGAGAGCTATGCGAATGAAATTCTAAGAATGTTTTGATGCAACTTCATtacattaatcataaatatttcttatctgTTATATGCCTATTGTGTGAGGTCGATTTTGTTATCGATTCATAAGTACTTATAGATTCGTAagtaaacttatataatattggaaattttattaacaatagaAAGTAATGCAGTCTCCAGTCGTGCTTGGAAAAAGTTAATTTGCGACTGTTACATCTTGAACCTTTTTTTCGAAGTATATCTATCGTATAGAGTACAtactcttattaatttttgcacaTGGCACACAGTAAAGACATTGAATACAATTCAGTAGAAATACGGTCGTTCAATCATTAAACGTACATGGACGATATATTCGAAAGTAATAGACTGTGCGAATAGTTGTATCACTCTTTTTGCGCATATATGTATGCTTCATAGATATTTCGAAGTATTGAAAAAGCGGTGCATATTGACAAAGTTTTGGCAAGAtgtaatacatacatgtatatatatatttatatatatatatatatcaagatcaGCGTTCAAGAAAATCGCTCGAAacaatatcaatatcaaatatgatCATATCGCGcattatatgtaaatgcatCACTCTGGcacaacaattttatataaccaGAAAAATAAACTGCACAACAAGAAGTTTACTAACACGATATTCATCACAGCGCATAActatcaagaaataaaaataagtattaaatatagtataaatgtTAAGTATaaatctgcataataattaatgcaaattaaaaagcGTAACAAGATATCGATTTCTTTTCGTGATAATATCACAAATATCGATGTATGAATTTAACAAATGCCTCGTAGGCTAGTaagtataaagtaaaaaaaaatatagaaaaaaagaacaaatataaaataatttatgaaacatGTCACAGACTTTTTTCAATACTCAACTCGAAGTGCAACGCGATCGATCATTAAAGTTAAGTTATACATTAcgatatatacttatttaacaaattaatgtaCATCTTACACTGGGCGGAGATAAGAAAGACGAtgctttaaatttatcaaatgcGCGTTTCGGGAAAAAAAAGACTTAGAAAGTGCTAATACGCCATTGATAAGAGCAGCATCGTCATCTAGAAAGATTAGATCCTGTTTCCGAGTCGACGGACATCAATAGTACGTAGATTGGTGTATACGTAAGAAGCAAATGTACGGCGTCTTCGCGATCGAGCGCTCGTAGTTGTTGCACCAGCGAACCAACGGTGCATTCTGCACCCGCACAATTTAACAACCTGTGGATCAaagtaattcaaaataaataattgcattgcATACGACATAACCAGTCTATTTCAGGAATACCTTAGAGTGGGACTGTCCACTGTACTATCTAGTTGGGCGACACGATCCCCTAAGCCAAGTCTCACGGCGAGTAAGCACCAGTCTCTTCCGTGATGATCAGGCGGATCTAGCATCTGCGCCAATCGTCGTTGCACAGCgggctttatatatttcacggGTTGCTTCGGTCCAGGAACATAATTCTCCATCAACGGCAACCCACAACCTACTATCTCCCACACTGTTTCTTGCCGATCGTTTAAAGGATTCTTAAGAGTCGCTTCTTCGagatttttatcgattaaagCCGATATAATTGTGCCGGGTGCCCACGAGTGAATTACCTGTAAATGTATCggttaaaatagatataatctaattttttatttaataataaattaaagtgtatgttcttttttctctttctttaatcTTCACCTCGTCGTATTCTCGAAGCTGGCTAGGACTTAGCCAATGTCTCTCGAGTAACATTCCCGGCGCAACTAATTCAATAGTTATATCTATCGCGTCCAAGATCACGCTGAGAAGAGCAAAGCATTGCGCACTGGAACCGCGCGGTCCACGAACTTGAATTTCAACACAACTATGTTCTTCTTCTTCAAAGGTAATTATGCTCTCGCAAGGTCCGAGACACAGTTTTGATCCTCGCCACCACTGATACAAATCCGAATTCGTCGGATCCCATGTTTGAGTAATCTTTCTCAGTTGCGCCTATAcatcgattttattattttaatatttctattattatatttttttattataagataatattaattacctGTAAATGCGTAAATATCGCTATCAAGTGATACAATGGCGCTTCTTCTGGGCAAAGACGTAAACCAGCGTGAGGTAATGCATTCGAGCATGGTTTCCATGGTTCCCACAAACCTGGAAGACGTTCTACGAGATTTAAGCAGGGTATCTCGTATTCCACTTCGTCGTCATCTACTTCAcactaaaatgatataattagataatactCAATCGATCGATTAGATCTCTCTTCAAACATACCGGAACGCATAAGTTGACAGCTTGTAAAGCTTGCAGAGCTTGAGCAGCAGGACAAGGACATCGCGCCTGAAAATCTTCCAAAGTATAAACGCCAGTAGTTCGACCGCCTAATCGTCCTCTTTGATCAGGACTCAATTGCCAATTTAGTACATCCTGCCAAAACCACTCCGGACTGAGTACTATCAGGTTTTCAGGTAGAAGAATACATTCCcctaaattctattattttatagatttttagtaaaaaaaatacatttttttgtaaataaaattgcaattatattattgtaaattacaaaCCTGTAATTGTAATCCGAGATGCCTACAATGTTCCAAACAAACTAAAGGATTGATCTTTCGAACCTCGTTCAAAAATTCCTCCTGCGTGAGCATTAAAGGAGGCACTTCTAACGATTGCACGTACGACCTCCATGCTTCGGCGAGACCGGTCCACACTAAGGCGCTCTATAATACGTGATTAACATCCATAGAAACGGAATTGTGCACTATCCAGATAACACATTGATgcggaaaatatatacaagaaagagagagatagaaagagattctttttttttcttttctttaagattaataatagtgcatgtatgtatatatgggAGAAAGCATTAGTGCAACTATTGAACCAAAATACAGAGTTTCAGTTTATACACATCACTCAGTTAATTAAAGGAATTGAGAAGTATTTCGACCTGTTTATCAAGATTCGCCAGGGGCACGTACGTAGCCGCAGCACGCGGCGCGTCACGTCGGAGAATACTTTCTGCAACTTCCGGTCCATCCTACATCATGCATTGCATGCATTAAGGCTGatgttaataaacattaatggCCAAATAATCAGCAACTAAAACATATGTTCTTAATAAATTCGATTcggtgatatatatatatatatatatatatatatatatatatatatatatatatattatatatatatatatatatatatatatatatatgatttatatatatatatataatgatatatatatatatatatatatatatatatataaataatataatatgaaaacgTTTATTAGAAAAGGTGCGCTCAGTCAGTCAAACATCGCAAACGATCAAATGTCGTCGAGAGTCACGGCACACAAGGTACTCTCAATGCTTTcaattatttgtacatatatatgtcaaatcaACCATGCATCATGGATGACAAGAGAGGAAAATTATTCAAGTGAGTAGAAATCGTCGCGTTGCCTCCTGGGAGTCAACGCTTGATTCGAGAGCAAATTGACATTGCAAATTTTGAGATTGATGAATGAGTTATACAGACAATGTACAGCGTAATGAGGTATTTCATCATTGAACAGAACCGTTTCACGAAGGATTAATGCGCACATTTATTACACATGCTGTTCAGATTGGTATATAATTCTTGCgagaatgtaattatttacacaaaGTTGAATTAGTCCCAGTTGCTCGTATTGACAAACTACAAAATTGAACGGTTCTGCTCTCGCACATTTTTTAGTACCAAGCATACTGATACCATGCATTTGCTGATATATTTTGGAATGGATTAAAGACATATGGATTTGAttgcgaaaataaaatgttaaaattagaaGAGATTATACAAATTCTCATCACaggaagaaatatttgttaaatacaaGATTGCtcgtcaattttaattattgcttaAATAAGCAATGATATGTAAAAGCGATGAGAAGAAGATAATATCTCTCCTAATATCATGTACGAaggatgataaatatttatacatctgTACAGAGAGAAATAATCGCTTCACCTCGAGAAATTCCATCCTTGCATTATTTAAGTATGATCTGAGGAGTTTGAGGCCAGGGCTAGAAGGATTAGTTGCATCCAGTGCTACCATTTGAGGTTCCTCTCCCAAAATCGACGTAAAGTCTTTCAGAAATGGCAAGAGCGGTGCGAGTAGATTGCCGCCATTAGAATTCGGGGCTACAGGTTCCGGCGCATAAGTGCcgactaaaattacttttacatcGTTGCATTTGCCGCCAAATCCTTTAATAGAAGAAACAATtgcaaaaatcataaatacataatttaactccgatcaaaataaattaattatgatacaaAAAGATTTGAAATGTAACAATGCCTTACCAACGTTATTTGGATTAATACGGTCTAAGATAAACTGCAGCCAAAATTTTATCTGCTGAAGTTGAACGGTCAGTGGCTCTCTGAGACTGACTGTAATAAGATGCACTGCTGGCTGTTGGAATGTAAGTACATAGTGATAAGATGCCAGAAATTCTTCGCGTCCACATAACTCCCAGAAGACGCATTCGCCACCTGGCCAACcggcataaatattattaaatattaaaatatttgaataaattatattgaataattaaagatatattatagaaatatttatccaTATTATTAtccatattataattttattataccaaatatttgattataattcgCTTACCTACATTACCACGACTCCACTCCACCCCCTGAGTACCTTCATACTCACTGTCGCTATATTCAAAACTAAGAGAACCGTGCTTACTTGTTACATCAAGTTCGATACTTGGTTCTCTCTaaacgttaataatatttattattcataatttatatgtttattcagatttcatatatcttatatagcATGACATACCTTTGCGCTACAATTTTGACTTCTAGACCTTCGAAAGAAACCGAAACTAAATATTCCAGATTTCAAAGAATTGATTAATGATGATTTCCCAGATGCGCAATGCCCGAGCAGTCTTATATGCAGCCGGTCTATCGGTCTGTGCGTCGGTTGCAGCTgacgaatataattttcgcgcTGATTCGGCTAAAAGTGGATTAAAACGAGAATTGAGAATTCCTCCATACGTGAAAAGTATTCTCGTATCGTAAAAATACTTACATTTCGCAActtatctaataaatttgcGATATCCGGATATCCGTACTTAATCGCAGTGACGTCTGCTCGAATTCCACGATTCGTTTTATCGACGTCGCAACCAGCAAGGCACAAATGTCTGACCAGATTAATATGCCCGTATCGAGCAGCCACGTGTAATGCCGTGAGACCATGTTTATTCGGTATATCCAGATCGATACCACTCTCTATCAGCAGAGTCGTCATTCCCTCGTCGCCAGCCTCGCAAGAGATATGCAAAAGAGTGTCTTCTTTCTGAACAgcaacatattattatttatcaccaaattatttttcaatattggcaaaataaacaaaagattTCTTACAGAGTCTTTTATGTTTAACGGAGCACCCTGCAACAGTAACTGAGAGACAGCCTCAACGCAGCCTCGCTTCACAGCACTAATCATTGCTCCGCCGAGACCCTGAGGAGCTTCAGAttcctgtatatacatagagTAAAATTGTCGAAACCATACACAactaatatatctttataatatattaaaaattactatgttttattacatagtGAGCATAAACTTGAAAGATTATACTTTTTAGTAACTAaggtgtatatgtataataaagaaaaattgtttttttgacTTAagaatgtatattgtatataaaaaatagttttcgtatatgtaatatacgatATAACTGTACAACAGATTAATGTCATATTGAGACAAAAGTTGGTCAAAAGAAAATGCATGGAatcgatatatataacacataagGAAAAACCAAAATGTACAATACATCATACTAGTGAATAATGCAAATAAGTTTTTTCAGGAACACACCGTCAGAATCCAAGGATGTTTAAGGCACGATTCAGCActtcctctttctctaaaataaaaaaaaattttttcagatcTTTTCCATTTTACCTTTAACAATAaagtcataaatttataattttttggctTACTTTGGATCCTTGATCAACAAGGATCGTATAAAGTCTTTGGCAATCTCGGATACAGTATTGAAATATTCATTGTCAAATTGAAATTGACAAGCAGCAACATTTGCATATGTCTCTTGCTTGTCCTCGCCTAAAAATGGTGAAGCTCCACTTAAGAGAATATATGTCAATACACCAACAGCCCAAAGATCCGTTCCCAAGCTAAGTGGttcataatttacaatttcagGTGCCACGAATTCTGGTGTACCAAATAATGCTCTGTGTTCTGAACCAGGTACCAGTCGATGCGATAGACctaaatctgtaaaaatagaatttttattgataatttaatatttaatctcatAGATATCAAGATAGTACCTACCTATTAGCTTAATGCTAGGCATCGGTGGTGGTGTCGACAATAGAATATTCTCAGGCTTAATATCCAGATGAGCAACTTGATGGGAATGTAAATGACTAAGTGCCATTAAAACTTGGCGCACCTTAAAGAAgatcaaataaataactaacaataaaaaataataataatggatatttatatataataataattgcaacatatttatataccacATGAGCAGCTTCTGTTTCACCAGACGGAGTCCAGTGAAATAATTCGCCTCCAGTAATCAACTCCAAAAGCAGTACAACTGTTGTTCCTGTATCTATTACTTTGTACAAGGAAACAATGTTAGGATGCCTTAACCGAGCTAAAAGACCAGCTTCTcttgctaaaaaaataaaataaaataaaataaaattaccttattataatattttgaaaataaaaatatatctataacgtataacaattataaaaataataccaaTATCTGCAGCGGCTACACCTCTGGCAACTCgtctttttctcattatttttgcagCATATAATGCACCAGTTTTTATTTCCTTGCATTTTCGTACAATAGCAAATTGACCcctatattttacaaatttataaacattactaaataattaagtattaaagaaaatatcagaataagaaataataatacttacttGCCAATCTCTTCAAGCAACTGATAGTTTTTTTCAATCGGCTCATGGTGGACCTCCATTAAAGTATTCCACTCAGAATCTAaatcaaacaataaatataattgctattttatataatttagaaaaaatagaattaattaatttatatattagtattgAATATTATCCTAAAGTAATTATCTACATTTATGGAATATCTATagctatgaaaataaatatataaatatacacacatatatatatatatatatatatatatatatatatatatatatatgcaaaatatacacatatcttatacatttttcaaacaataataaaacttaaattaaaacgGAAACGctagataatttaatagacgataaaataaaaaggcgCTGGATAGttttcaaatacaataatGCAATAACATGTCAAAATGACACattgtaaaaatcaatttataacaaCGGTGACGTACACATCTAAACAGTGTTATAGAAAACCGATGTCGAAAACTTCTAAGCCGATAATCAAATATCACACAATTTACTGCAATTATAATCGCGATACAACTCTAACATCATCTTTAGAGCAAAGGGTTGAATCGCGGCCGTTGTCAAATTTCAGAGTGACGGTCTCAAGATGCAGCGAAGGATGCAAATGCAAAGTGAAGCCAATTTCTTACTACCGTTAGATGTTTCCAATTGGCAAGACGTGCCCGGCATCATCTCCCGATCGTGTTCATCGTTCGATCTATCCGAACAGCTTTGAGTCTCGCGAAGAGCCGTTACGAAAATTATGTGGCATCCGACGGCCTTCACCCATGCCGGCCGCCCCACACACACAATCGATATGCCTATGCCTGTGTCGCGCGAAACGCCATCTTACTTTCCTACCACCGGTTTTCTATACAACAGAGAGAAACCTGTGAGGGATCACGCTTTTACCTTGCAGTACGCTAGCGCCAACTGGATCCTTTTTAGAACAGGCAGAACTACATGGTCAGATACATTTTTCGGTATCACAGTTGATAGTCAAATAATCGGTTTTGGTTTATATCCATGCTAAATCCATAATGTGGATTTGAAAAGTACACGAAAATATTatggatttattaatatattttattacatattattttagttgcacataatcttttttttatttaaaaaaatacatgttatgaataacaataaatatatgtactatattaagagaaattattaaaattattttatacaataatatatatgtgtgtatatataaaaaatatattgtatatgtgcaatatgtataatataaatttatatatttattatatatatcaaatagaaatatatattcttatataaatatatctaatataaatatatatatattcttcagttaatttcagatagagtttactgtaatagaattttaatttaaggcttaattacaaaaatatataataataaa belongs to Anoplolepis gracilipes chromosome 4, ASM4749672v1, whole genome shotgun sequence and includes:
- the LOC140664841 gene encoding death-associated protein kinase 1 isoform X1, which gives rise to MMPGTSCQLETSNDSEWNTLMEVHHEPIEKNYQLLEEIGKGQFAIVRKCKEIKTGALYAAKIMRKRRVARGVAAADIAREAGLLARLRHPNIVSLYKVIDTGTTVVLLLELITGGELFHWTPSGETEAAHVVRQVLMALSHLHSHQVAHLDIKPENILLSTPPPMPSIKLIDLGLSHRLVPGSEHRALFGTPEFVAPEIVNYEPLSLGTDLWAVGVLTYILLSGASPFLGEDKQETYANVAACQFQFDNEYFNTVSEIAKDFIRSLLIKDPKERGSAESCLKHPWILTESEAPQGLGGAMISAVKRGCVEAVSQLLLQGAPLNIKDSKEDTLLHISCEAGDEGMTTLLIESGIDLDIPNKHGLTALHVAARYGHINLVRHLCLAGCDVDKTNRGIRADVTAIKYGYPDIANLLDKLRNPNQRENYIRQLQPTHRPIDRLHIRLLGHCASGKSSLINSLKSGIFSFGFFRRSRSQNCSAKREPSIELDVTSKHGSLSFEYSDSEYEGTQGVEWSRGNVGGECVFWELCGREEFLASYHYVLTFQQPAVHLITVSLREPLTVQLQQIKFWLQFILDRINPNNVGFGGKCNDVKVILVGTYAPEPVAPNSNGGNLLAPLLPFLKDFTSILGEEPQMVALDATNPSSPGLKLLRSYLNNARMEFLEDGPEVAESILRRDAPRAAATYVPLANLDKQSALVWTGLAEAWRSYVQSLEVPPLMLTQEEFLNEVRKINPLVCLEHCRHLGLQLQNLGECILLPENLIVLSPEWFWQDVLNWQLSPDQRGRLGGRTTGVYTLEDFQARCPCPAAQALQALQAVNLCVPCEVDDDEVEYEIPCLNLVERLPGLWEPWKPCSNALPHAGLRLCPEEAPLYHLIAIFTHLQAQLRKITQTWDPTNSDLYQWWRGSKLCLGPCESIITFEEEEHSCVEIQVRGPRGSSAQCFALLSVILDAIDITIELVAPGMLLERHWLSPSQLREYDEVIHSWAPGTIISALIDKNLEEATLKNPLNDRQETVWEIVGCGLPLMENYVPGPKQPVKYIKPAVQRRLAQMLDPPDHHGRDWCLLAVRLGLGDRVAQLDSTVDSPTLRLLNCAGAECTVGSLVQQLRALDREDAVHLLLTYTPIYVLLMSVDSETGSNLSR
- the LOC140664841 gene encoding death-associated protein kinase 1 isoform X2 encodes the protein MMPGTSCQLETSNGNSEWNTLMEVHHEPIEKNYQLLEEIGKGQFAIVRKCKEIKTGALYAAKIMRKRRVARGVAAADIAREAGLLARLRHPNIVSLYKVIDTGTTVVLLLELITGGELFHWTPSGETEAAHVVRQVLMALSHLHSHQVAHLDIKPENILLSTPPPMPSIKLIDLGLSHRLVPGSEHRALFGTPEFVAPEIVNYEPLSLGTDLWAVGVLTYILLSGASPFLGEDKQETYANVAACQFQFDNEYFNTVSEIAKDFIRSLLIKDPKERGSAESCLKHPWILTESEAPQGLGGAMISAVKRGCVEAVSQLLLQGAPLNIKDSKEDTLLHISCEAGDEGMTTLLIESGIDLDIPNKHGLTALHVAARYGHINLVRHLCLAGCDVDKTNRGIRADVTAIKYGYPDIANLLDKLRNPNQRENYIRQLQPTHRPIDRLHIRLLGHCASGKSSLINSLKSGIFSFGFFRRSRSQNCSAKREPSIELDVTSKHGSLSFEYSDSEYEGTQGVEWSRGNVGGECVFWELCGREEFLASYHYVLTFQQPAVHLITVSLREPLTVQLQQIKFWLQFILDRINPNNVGFGGKCNDVKVILVGTYAPEPVAPNSNGGNLLAPLLPFLKDFTSILGEEPQMVALDATNPSSPGLKLLRSYLNNARMEFLESALVWTGLAEAWRSYVQSLEVPPLMLTQEEFLNEVRKINPLVCLEHCRHLGLQLQNLGECILLPENLIVLSPEWFWQDVLNWQLSPDQRGRLGGRTTGVYTLEDFQARCPCPAAQALQALQAVNLCVPCEVDDDEVEYEIPCLNLVERLPGLWEPWKPCSNALPHAGLRLCPEEAPLYHLIAIFTHLQAQLRKITQTWDPTNSDLYQWWRGSKLCLGPCESIITFEEEEHSCVEIQVRGPRGSSAQCFALLSVILDAIDITIELVAPGMLLERHWLSPSQLREYDEVIHSWAPGTIISALIDKNLEEATLKNPLNDRQETVWEIVGCGLPLMENYVPGPKQPVKYIKPAVQRRLAQMLDPPDHHGRDWCLLAVRLGLGDRVAQLDSTVDSPTLRLLNCAGAECTVGSLVQQLRALDREDAVHLLLTYTPIYVLLMSVDSETGSNLSR
- the LOC140664841 gene encoding death-associated protein kinase 1 isoform X3; the encoded protein is MMPGTSCQLETSNGNSEWNTLMEVHHEPIEKNYQLLEEIGKGQFAIVRKCKEIKTGALYAAKIMRKRRVARGVAAADIAREAGLLARLRHPNIVSLYKVIDTGTTVVLLLELITGGELFHWTPSGETEAAHVVRQVLMALSHLHSHQVAHLDIKPENILLSTPPPMPSIKLIDLGLSHRLVPGSEHRALFGTPEFVAPEIVNYEPLSLGTDLWAVGVLTYILLSGASPFLGEDKQETYANVAACQFQFDNEYFNTVSEIAKDFIRSLLIKDPKERGSAESCLKHPWILTESEAPQGLGGAMISAVKRGCVEAVSQLLLQGAPLNIKDSKEDTLLHISCEAGDEGMTTLLIESGIDLDIPNKHGLTALHVAARYGHINLVRHLCLAGCDVDKTNRGIRADVTAIKYGYPDIANLLDKLRNPNQRENYIRQLQPTHRPIDRLHIRLLGHCASGKSSLINSLKSGIFSFGFFRRSRSQNCSAKREPSIELDVTSKHGSLSFEYSDSEYEGTQGVEWSRGNVGGECVFWELCGREEFLASYHYVLTFQQPAVHLITVSLREPLTVQLQQIKFWLQFILDRINPNNVGFGGKCNDVKVILVGTYAPEPVAPNSNGGNLLAPLLPFLKDFTSILGEEPQMVALDATNPSSPGLKLLRSYLNNARMEFLEDGPEVAESILRRDAPRAAATYVPLANLDKQSALVWTGLAEAWRSYVQSLEVPPLMLTQEEFLNEVRKINPLVCLEHCRHLGLQLQNLGECILLPENLIVLSPEWFWQDVLNWQLSPDQRGRLGGRTTGVYTLEDFQARCPCPAAQALQALQAVNLCVPCEVDDDEVEYEIPCLNLVERLPGLWEPWKPCSNALPHAGLRLCPEEAPLYHLIAIFTHLQAQLRKITQTWDPTNSDLYQWWRGSKLCLGPCESIITFEEEEHSCVEIQVRGPRGSSAQCFALLSVILDAIDITIELVAPGMLLERHWLSPSQLREYDEVIHSWAPGTIISALIDKNLEEATLKNPLNDRQETVWEIVGCGLPLMENYVPGPKQPVKYIKPAVQRRLAQMLDPPDHHGRDWCLLAVRLGLGDRVAQLDSTVDSPTLRLLNCAGAECTVGSLVQQLRALDREDAVHLLLTYTPIYVLLMSVDSETGSNLSR